The Arachidicoccus terrestris genome includes the window GACTAACGGTTATAGGCAACATCCCTGATATCATCATTGAACGGAAAACCCAATCCCTGAAAACAGATCTGCATTTCCTACAAGAACTGGCCGACGATTATGGATATACCTTTTCCATCCGGAACAATCAATTGATATTTACCAATATTTACGAACTGGAATCAAGGGAATCGGCATTAACGATCCAGCGAAATGAAGTTACGTACGTAAATATTACAGACAAAACAGCCAATACTTATGGATCAGTAAACATCAAATACCATCACCCGCGCAAGAAAAAAACTATTGTCTACGAACAAAAGGAAAACAACCCCGCATTATTAAATACCAAATCGGATATTTTAGTATTGCGCAAAAGGGTAGATAATGACCAGCAAGCGGAAGCAATGGCAAAAGCTGCGCTGTATCGGGCCAATAGTTTCCAGCAGGAAGGGTCGATACAAATGCCGGGGAACATCTTTATAGTTGCCGGTAATTCAATTGAATTGTCCGGCTTTGGGATGTTTTCAGGAAAATACTATATCACTGAAAGCAGCCATGATATAGACAAAGATAATGGGTATAATGTCACAGCTACCATCAAGCGTGTGGGTCTAATCGAAAGAAAATAATACAATGCACCACGGAACCATTTTAAAATACGGATTAGTTTGCGAAGTCAAACCGGGTTACGCAAAAGTAAATTTCGACGATGACGACGATCTAGCGACTGATTGGCTGCCGGTGTTAGTTCGCCGGTCCCAATCCGATAAAGAAAGCTGGCAACTCGAAATCAATGAACATGTTGTCTGCCTTATGATTAACGACGGGGATGACGGCGTTATTATTGGTGCAATATACAGTGACGAAGACACCCCGGACAACGGCGAAGCGGCTGGAAAATTCCGGAAATTATTTTCAGATGGCACATTAATTGAATATGATAAGACACTTCATAAATTAACTGCATCTGTTAAAGGAGATATCGCAATCAATGCCGCCGGAGATGCCCAAATTTCCGCTAAAAACATCCAAGCAGTAGCGACCCAAAAGGCGGCAGTTTCTGCCGCTGAAATCGAAGCGACTGGTTCTACATCGGCAAAAATTGTTTCGCCGGTAATCACACTGCAAGGTGCCGTTACAGTTACAGGCGCGTTAACTGCGGCGACCATAGCTACTACTGGCGGGGGCGCCATTACTTCCACAGGTGATATGAATATCACAGGCAAGATCGAAGCCGGTGGGGAAATCAAGGGCGGATCCGTTGTTGTTGGTGATATAGATTTGGGTACTCACACCCACAGCGGAGTTACCACTGGCGCTGGAACATCAGGCCCGCCAGTTCCTTAGTTTTAAATTGTCTTTATGTTGTCCTAATCCCCCATCCTTTACAATCGAAATTAGCGGGGTAATGGCAACACTGGATAACATAGACAGCCCCGTATGGGGAATTTCAATATTAGGGTATGGAGCAATAGCCCAGGGGCTGGCATCTATACGCCAGTGCATTGATATTATCCTGCGTACTCGAAAGAATTCAGATCCGTTGCGTCCCGAATTTGGTTCAGACATATTTAAGTACATCGATCTACCCGAAAACATCGCCATACCGAACATCAAAAAGGCTATTATAGACGCATTAGAAATTTGGGAGACCCGAATAAAGGTAACTGGTGTCAGTCATTATATAGAAAGCTACGGCAAGCCGGTGTTTACCATTGGGTACAAAGTAGTAGATCAAAACGTAACTGATGCAGTAACCTTCAATATAGCAAAAGGGGTAACAGCAGAACAACAAGACGCGGAAGTTATTTTACAGGCATTTTTCCCGCCTAATCCTAAAGGGTATCGTTATCAAATTTCATTCTTAGAAAACGGAACGCAAGTCTTACCTGCCCCAATTGAATACGGTTATGAATCTTTAAGCGATCTATTTAACTGGATCAAAACCAATTGGCTTTCGTTTGGAAGATGGTTTATGTTGGCAGACAGGATCATGTGTTATATTAGATCTGCTGACGTCGATTCTGCCAGTCTAGGGGTGTCCCTACTGCCGGTGAGGGAAATTAAAGCAGAATTCCCTTATTTGGCACCAACTGGCGTTTATTCGGTAATGTTTAAAGTTGCAGGTCAAGATATCATACCCCAGATGCCGGGTTATGACAACTTTGGAGATATCCTTGATTTCGCAAAAGAAAATTGGTCACAATATGGCAAATGGTATATTAAATCAGATCTGGCCGTAGATGGGCAAACGCCGATCTACCAGTTAATCTGTGTTTCAGAAAATGAAGATTTTAATGCTGAATTAATTATTTCAACTCTCTATTACAAAGTACTTATGATTCAGGCGTCAACAGGAAAGGCCCTAGGGGATTCTGCGCCATTTGGTCGAATTATAACAAGTGAATCACCGTTTTAATATTATTTAACAAATGAGCAATAGCACCGTTCCCGTTGGAACCGAAATAGAACTACAGTCAATTGAAGACACCGCCCAAGTAACGGAAGCTTTTGAAACCGATAGCGTTCCTATTGGAAGGGGTGGCGTAACTGTCCATATGCCATTTGGCGATTTTAAAGGTGATATAGTCAAAGAAGCTACAGAATCTTACATTGGCGAGATCGCATTAAACAGTGAGTTACCAGACAATCCGGATAATAAACCAATTTGGGGGGATGTTACCAATACAAAAATTGCCCCAACGCCTGATGATGGAAGTAGTGACGATATATATAATGAATTCTTGGATAAGAATAATGAACCCCTTGTGGTCCCAGCAAGCACATCGGGCAAGTTCAGCTACAATGGCCAGTATTGGAGCTATATATTAATATACAAAAACCTTCTTTTACTGATTGAAAATTGGTCCCCTAGAAAATACAAAACAGGGGAGCAATGTGTTCATAATGGCGGATTATGGGCTGCAAAAGACTACACTACCGCTGCTGCCGATGAACCTGGTGTTTCCCCTTTATGGCGTCCTATATCAGTTCCATCCATCAGATTAAATAAGATCACAGAAAATGCCGCAACAACATTCACCTATGGGGATACCCGTTATGCCGATTTAGGGAATACATTTCTTTCTATGGTTGATAAGGCCATTAGAGAAATTAACGTAATTAATAGCAATTATAAATACGTTTCACTGAAAGCCTGGGCCAATACCATTAAAACTGACGGAACCAGTGCATTTAATTGTACGCTTACATTAAGCAATAACTTGACACCGGGAGATCCGGAAGACAAGGATATCTTATGTTATGTTCCATCTTTAGATGTACCGGATGATGGTATTGTTAAACTTTATTTCAAAGATAATTTATCTTCAACTGCCCTGGAGAATGTAGAAATTGTGTTTGATACGACAGGATTTATTAAAGATTTATTATATGCATGGACATTTGGTGAGAAAAAGCTGGGGGTATTGAATGCGGGATTTATTAATAATATAACATCAACTGACGGATACCCAATTGGTCATGATACTTATAATGTATTTACTGGCGCTCCCTTTGTGATCCAAAGATCCCTGAAAAATATAACATGTTGGGGTAATGTCGCCGACAAAACATTTAAATTCGTAAGGCTTATTAGAGATAACAATGACCGTGTGATATTCGATATTGCTGTTTATCAAAACGGGGCACAAATTTCACTGCTGCGATCTATACTTTTGCCGGAAAATTTTTCAGGTTTATATACTGATTCAATGCCGTGGGGTGGATCAGGATCCCCTAACAGGGACTATGGGCTGACACTGACATTAGATTGTGATGTTATTAAAAGCAACTTCCCAGCCGGGGCATTTACCATAGTTCCCTTGGGTGATGATGTTATTTCTTTGAAAAAGGGGGATTATAAGAGGGCTCTACTAGCTGATTACTACGACATATCCAGCGGTGTTGGATATGCGGACTATCGCGGAATGTGGTACGCTCCGGGAACTTATAGACGAAATACAATCGGGATCCGGATCCCGGAAGGGACACAATCTTTGGAATACACTGGCGGCATGGATAAAAACGCCAATATACTATTTGGCGACAAAAACGGGAAATTAATTGGTTACGGGTGGACAGATGAAGACGGCGTAAGTAAATATAGCGGTGATGAAATAAAAACATCAATGACTATCCCGGTGCCGGCAGGCGCAAAATTTGTACACGCTTCCACATTATATGCAAATGTAAACAGCTTCCGGTTATATGCTGTTGGCAATTTTAAGCATGAAGTTAAATCGGACTATTATTCTATACAGGATGCAATTTTAGACCATACAGTTCCAGATGGGGTATATACAGCGCAAAAGTATCAATTCCGGAAGGTCGGCACGAATATTAATTATGTCCAGATTCTAGACGGAAACAATTTGGCACTTGCAGACGATTATAGCTATAAAGGCGAATTAATCCAAGGGCAACATACGGGGCAATTGGTGCATTACAAAAACGGCCTTTATTACTTTATTAATGGCCAAACCATCGAAGTTTATACACAGGATGAACAAGGGAACGTAACTTATCTGTTTAATCAGTCCATGTATCCAGATGTTTGGGCCTTATGCCCACAGCAACAGCAAGGAAGGGCTGTTTTAGAGGTTTTAGACGATGGATCTGTTTTATTTGCATTAATGATGGAGGTAGATGGAAATAGATTTTATTGTCTATTCAAGCGGAAGCCCGACGGAACACTTACTAAATGTTTCAAATATTCAAATGACTTCTACCACAAGGATTGGCTGGATCCATCAGATCCAGACTACAATAAAGTAGGGTTTGGTAACGGTGCACCGTTAGGTGAATGGTCCTTTGCTTATGGTGCAGGTCTGATCTTTGCCACGGAATACGGTGCCGGTACAAGTAAATATTGGGCGCAAAATAATACCGGTTTGGCTGGGAATGCCCGCGGGGTATCTTCCTGTGCCTGGGTAAGTCCAGACGACGGGGATACATGGTACAAAATGTTTGACCTTAACGACAAGAAAAATCCGCTTAATGGCGAATCCGACGACAATTGGGTGTATTTCACTTCTACCGAATATAGAAAATTAGCCCATATACATACAATTCGTTATGACAATTATGGAAGGCGAATTTTAATAACCAACGGCGACGGGCAGGATTATTTATGGCATTTAAGTATTGACGACCTCTTAGCTTTCCTTACAACAGCCACGGCCGTGGATCCGGAAGTATTCCCCACAGCAAATACACCTACGCCCGTTTGGTCGAGCTTCATGTTTTGTATCAAAAATGAATTTGAACCCAACATGAACTACAATACAATGCGGCCACAGTATACAGCCATTTTCCCTATTCAACAAGGGTTATTGCTAGGTCATGATGCCCCCAGGGAGTTTATGTATTTAGTCCATCGTAACGGATATGAAACGAATGATGTGAATGTAGAGCCTACGTATATGTGGGAACAATCAACCGATTTTGACACCGCGGAGCAATACCGCGTAAGTCAGACGTTAACAGATGGGTTTGTAATGAACATGGTTAGATTTGGTAAAGGGGAACCTGTGTTGATTGGACATTCCGCATCTGGAAAATATTGCAGAATCTGGGCCACTTACAATGGCGTCGAGCATCGGAAAGTGTTTGAAAGTGAAGAAAAAGTAATCAAATTTGGATGCAGAATTTTTAAGCACCCATCCGGGGACTTACTGGTTAGCACCGATGCCGCACTAGATAGCTGGCATTCGGGTTATTATATACTTAGAAAAAATAGATTAGACTAATATACGTATAATATATGTCAGAATTGATAAAAATTACCGACGAAGATTCAGGCCGAATAATATCCGAAATGAAGGCCGATCTGGAATTTCGTCTAAACCGTCAAATAGCACCAGCAGATGTTGAAATGTTAATCATCCAGGGTTTGGCGTACAGAGAAACTATTATCAGATCCCAGATTAACGATGCATATAGACAAAGCCTAGTGGCTTTTGCCCGTGGTGCATCCTTGGAGTATTTAGGCGAGTTAGTCGGGGTTTATCGCCTTCCAGCGGCCCCCGCATACGTTGTTTTGACTTTCACGCTTGTAGATGGACAGACTGGCATTACTATTCCGGAAGGGCTTCGGGTTCAATCAACCGACGGTAAGGCAATTTTCCAGACAATAGAAACAGTAATTGTCCCCGCTGGTGTAATCTATGTAAATATAAAAGCTGCATGTTCGGAAGCCGGAACTATAGGCAATAATTATTCTGCCGGTACGATTATTATAATCTTGGATCCAAAGCCTTATCTGGTGGGAGCGCAGAACTTGGATCAGTCCTCTGGCGGTTCAGATGAAGAAAGCGACGACGATTTACGAGAGCGTATAAAACTTGCGCCAGCTTCATTCAGTGTGGCGGGGCCGTCAGAGGCTTATAAATTTTTTGCAAAAAGCGCTAGCCCCTCTATTGCAGATGTAGCGATTACCAATCCGACGCCGGGGGAAGTTCACATTTTCCCGCTTTTGTCAGGTGGCGTTATACCAGGTCAGGCGTTACTTGATACTGTATATGCCATCTGCAATGGCGAAAAGGTCCGTCCCTTGACTGATACGGTTATCGTCTCCGCGCCGACAAAAATTGACTATGCCATTGAAGTGGAATTAACTATCCTGTCTAATGCAGTCAATCTAGGTGCAGATTCTACAGTTCTGGACGCAATACAAAGATGGGTAGATTCAAAGAAAAACATATTGGGCGTTGATGTGGTTAGGAACAAAATAGCGGCACTTTCCATGCTGGATGGAATAGTTTATAATGTTGACGTCATTAGTCCGGAAACTGACATCGTAGCTAACCCAGAAGATTATACAAATTGCACGGGAATAACAGTAACAATTAACGGAACCCATGACCAATAACGGGAGCATATTAGCAGATAGTATAGCACATATCACCCACATCGCAGCTTTTGATCTACTTATGAAAAGCAGGTTTAATAACATGCAATTAGATCAACTGTTGGTATATATCATTGATACAGTTGACGCGTCAGCAATTCCTTACCTGGCACAGCAATTTGACGTACTTGGTTATAAGGGGTTTCGATTAGCCAATACTGACGCAGATAAAAGAAATATAATAAAAAGGGCAATTGAATTACACCGTTACAAAGGTACTCTGTGGGCGATCCGTGAAGCTTTAGTTTCCATTGGCTACGGGGACGCTGAAATAACGGAACATGTAGGGGAACATTGGGCTAATTTTCGTGTAACAATCGACCTGGGCGAAAAATCGTTAGGCGACGCCGAAGTTCAGGACATTGTAAAAATGATTAACGAGTACAAAAACGCAAGGTCGACATTAGTGGATGTAAGCTACATCATATCAATTTCAGGTGAAAAGATAACCTTATCTGATTCTGAAACAGATGGTCAGGCAATTGAAGACGAAGACGAAGTGTCAGCCGGTGGCAATGTACTTCATAATGGTTTGGTGGTGCGTAATGGCACAAACAATTATGGACCTGACACTGATTTATTAATAATTGAAATTCAATAACATGAAATTAAAAATACTAAGAAAGTCCAAACCGTTGGTTAATGATGGCATATGTGCAACCGGTGCAGTTCATATTGATATATTTAACAACTGTCAATTAGTTGCATCTATACAAGAAAACAACTTAGTTGTAACCCTGGGAAAAACGAATATAGCAAAATTATTGGGTGGTAATTCCGCTGGAAAAGCCATTACTAAAATTGGCATCGGAACCAATGCTACAGTAGCAGCCCCAGGCGATTCAGCACTTACGGACATGTTTAGTAAGTCCGTCGACTCGGTGTCGTTTCCGGAAGCAAATAGCGTACAATTTAACTTTGATTTAAATAATGATGAAGGGAACGGGATTACTATTCGAGAATTTGGCTTGCTGAATGCTGACAATATTCTTTGCGCCCGTAAGGTTAGAACGGGTGAAATAGAAAAGACCGACGCAATTCGCATCGTCGGAAGTTGGAAAATCACAATTAATTAAATTACTATGGCAACATATACAGGTAATAACGCTTGGGTTGATGAAATTTATAATTTTGAAGAAACGGACATAGTCCAAGGTGGTCCGGACGGAATAGACAACTTACCTTTGCAGCAACTTGCAGATAGAACCCAATATTTATATGGAAGGTTAGGGTTAGCATCTCAATTGGTGGGGGAAATTATTTTATCGTCAAATGCGTTATTGGACGATTCTTTTGCAGGAAAACTTATTATTGCGAGATCGTCAAATAATACTGCACTAACTATCACGCTGGCTGATTCAGATTCCTTTCCCGATTTTTCTATTTTACCTATTTCCAGTTTTTGTGCCGGGGCCTCTGTTATTAAAATCGTAAGCGGCAACGGCCAATATTTCTACGATACAGACGGCAACAGGTCGGAGGTATACATGCACCATAAAGAACATTTGTATTTAATGGCTTCTGGTGGACATTGGAAAATCGTAAATGCAATCGGTAATTTTTACTGTGTTGGAGAAGAAGTAAAGTCCAGGAAGCAGTTAATTAATACGCTTCCTGCTATGGGGCAGCTTATCAACCGGACTTTTTATCCGAGATTATGGGAATTTGTTGATTCCCTTTCGGTTGGGCATGAAGTCATTTCTGATTCGCTTTGGCTGTCTAGCCCTACAAAGTACCGTGGATTCTTTTCAACAGGTGATGGATCGTCAACCTTTCGTATGCCAGATGAAAGGGCCATGTTTGAACGTATGTTAGATTTGGGCCGGGGCATCGAATTTAAGAGGGTGCCAAATTATGCTGGTGGTTACCAAGCGGATGAAATGCTGCAACATAACCATACAACTGAAAAAATCGCAGATCGTGGATGGCCTGATGCATCCGGGGACAGAAGCCCGCAACAATACTGGATGGATGCAATCAGGGATCCATCCGCAGCGCGTCTGATTCAGGTAAATAATGCTGGTACTGGATCCGAAACAGTCGTCAAAAACATAGGTAAATTATTCCTTATAAAATACTAATATTTCTATTCTGTCTATATGATGTTCATATAAGAATATCAATTGAAACTAAAATTGCAGTTAGTAAGCATCAATCTTAACTAACTGCAATTTTTTTATAATGAAAGCAGGAGACATGACACCACTGGAACAAAAAGAAATTAAGGGAGTTACGGGCCGTCTTATGACAGCCATCATTATTGGCACCATTAGTATTTGCAGTTCAGTCGTGGGCGGTGTCTTTTCTATAAAATCGGAGATCCACAGCCTTAGTGATAAAACCGAATTACATGGCGAAGCCATCAAAGAAATAAAAGCGGACGCCAAAGGCCGTGATCTTCAAATACGTGCCTTGCAGATTCAAATTTCAACACTGGAAATGCGGTTTAACGATTACGCTGCCGGTAGAGCATCTAAAACCAACTAATTATGTTAAAGGATATTTTAGGGGTAGCCACTATTCAGGAATTTTTGACGCAAGCATTTTTTGCGTTCGTGGGTGTAGTTATTTCACTATTGATCCACGGCGCCACAAAATACAAAGAAGCTGTTGGGACGCCGGTTAAATTTTCTTTGTGGTTTTTATTGAAAGATAATGCTAAACGAATCTTATTAAATATCCTTTTAATATATGCAACTCTTCGTTTTTTCCCTGACATAACCGGAATTGATATTACATTCTTTTGGTGCCTGATTATTGGACTTTGTTATGATCGTCTAGCCCAATTGCTTAAGTCAAAAACCGATATTCTGGATGTGCAAAGGAAAGCAGATCCCGACAAATAAAAATAAAGCCATGTCAAATGTAATTTACAAGTACGGAACTCGCCTTATGGGCATCCTAGCTGCTTTATTTATTGGACTAATACTGATTACCGCCACTTCCTGTAGCAGCGTAAAAAAGCTACGGAAATCAACGACAGTCAATATTGATAGTACAGCCACAAAGTCCCGTCAAGCGTCCCATGTGAATAAAAAAGACAGTGCTGCCCATTCCGATGTAACTGCTTCTCAAAAGTCAAAAATAGATAGTGGTTATAGCCGAAAAACTGTAGTGCGTGAATACTGGACAAATGATTTTGATTTAGGGTCAGATACAAGACCCAATCCTGTAGTACCTACTCAAACTAAAAATGGAAAGGAAACATCAAATATAAGCCATACCAGCCACAAAAAAGGTGGAAGCCATAAGATGCCGGGGAAGTTACTGTATCGGGAAACCACAACCTACGAAAAAGGAAATCTACAAAAGGAAACCGAAAATAATACCGGTACAAAACAGGGTGTCAGGCTCATTAATGCTGATTCGTTGGGGGTGAAAAATGCTGATTCCTTAAATGTTAACAAGGGCACGGTCGAAAATATAAAAACGGTCGATCGTAAAAAGCTTTTATCCGGAATAATGATCGTTGCGGTAATTGCAGTGATTTGTTTTGGACTATATAAATGGTTGAAAAAATGAAAGTAAGAAATTCTTACCCCGAAAAGCCCAAATTACCCTATGAACGCACATCTGTTGATATGGCAGATGTGACGCAATATATTAGGACTTTGCCAATATCATTGGCCCTAAAGGCTTCTTTATATACTGTATTCCGCAATGAAAGTGCTAACGGGAAGTCTGGCGTTTGTAATAACTACGGGGGGATTCAAGCCGATTCCGGCCGGTGGGATAAAAAATTTGACGATGCCATAACAGGGACTTGCGTCAAAAACGAAAACATGACGGGAAATGCCCGTCGTTTCGTTTGCTTTGCCAGCTGGCATACAAGTATAGACTTTCTGGCGGACCGGCTAAAGGATCGGGGGCTTTTTGTCGGGGGATATGCCGGTAAAATTGCTAAGATAGAGATTCACACAGTAGAAGACCTGGCGCGGGCCTATTGGAAAGAATGGGTTACTGGATCCAGAACGGCGGAACCGTCACAATCGGAAATCATGGATTTTGAAAGCATGCACCATAAAGGCGTTGCGCTTTTCTCATAGACATTGCTCTGTTTTAGGTTTGTTTTGATTTGGTTTTTAATTGGTGAAAGGGAAAGGCCCCATAATGGGGCCTTTTTTATTGCGCTGCACCAACAAAGTTTGGCGACTTCTTTATTATTTCGTCCTGATATACGCCCTTTATTTGCTTGACATACGTTTCAGTCATTTTTTTATTTGTATGCCCGTATAGGGATCGCAAGGCGTCAAGATCCACGCCCGCTACGATCTTGTCATTGCCGCCGGTATGCTTTAAGGCATATAGGTGTTTATTGATCCCAAGTCCCTTTATTACAAGCTTTCCCCATAGATTAGTTACCGTGTCCCGCTTTACTCTGACAGTTGACGGAGATAGGAAATCAGGACGCATTGCCCCGCTGACACCTTTTAAACTGGATCCTTTTCCACGGTTTCCGGAAGTGCCGCAGTTGCTTCCAAACGCATAATGGGTGTGGGGGAATTTTGAAAGGCCCAAGCGCATAAGGTAATTATATAGCTCATCATCAATAGGCACCCTGCGGACATTCTTTGTTTTACTATTTTCTGCCGCCAGATCCGGCCGAATGGTAATTACCCTTGACAGTAAATCAATATCGCCGATTTTGAGGGCTAATACTTCTTTTGGCCGTATGCCCGCATGATACACTACCAGCGAAAAGACAAAAAAGTTAAAATGAATTCTTTCCAGATTTTCAGCAATTTTTTTCTTTTCCGCTTCCGTCAATGGGATATATTTACTTGATTCCACTTTCGCCCGTCCCCGGATATTTGCTGCCGGGTTAAATTCTATAATGTCCCAATCCAATAGTTCACCTAATAAGGCCCGAAGCGTGTCCCTGTATTTATTAAATCCGTGATTGCTTAGGCCCTTTGCCCGGTCCAGATCATCTAAAATTGTCCGGATATGGATCCGTCGAACGTCCTTTATATTCAAAATATCATACCCACATCTTGAAATTGACTGCTCAATGAACTTTAATTGGTTGCCATAATCCTGCATTGTCTTGGAAGCAACTTTCTTTTTGGATAGCGAAAATTTGAGAGCCTGGGCGAACGTCATCGGCCGCCCCGAATCCGCCCGGATAACATGCCGGTTCTTAAAGTCTGGATCCAGAATCGGGTTCCATCCATTTTGCAGCCAGATTAACTTAGCTTTTTGAACCGCCTGTAGTTCCTGCATTTTAAATGCTTTCATGTGATCCCGGTTCGCATCACCCCGGTATTTCTTTACATGCCATTTGCCGGCGTGGAAAAAACGAAAATAGACATAACAGTCTTTAGGGTTCTTTGTTACGATCTTAGGGGGTGTGTAGCATACTGTTTTTGCTTCCATGTGTTATTTTATTTGTGCCGGGTTTTGTACCGACTTTTTTATTTAATAACACACAAACAATTGAGAAACAAGCAATTATAAGGAAATTAAGCGGAGAGTGAGGGATTCGAACCCCCGGACCTGTGACAGTCAACGGTTTTCAAGACCGCCGCATTCGACCACTCTGCCAACTCTCCGGGCGCAAAATAATATCTAATAAATTTAATAACCAAATTTTTTTGCCATTCTTCCCGTAATTTTGCGATTCGATCCCTGTTTCCGGCACATCAAAGCATCTAATTTATCTGCAGGGTCACTCATTAACTATGAAAGAATTATCAGTTCTCAATAAATACTTCTGGAAATATCGCTATCGTTTCATACTGGGTTTTTTGTTCATTACTGCCTCCAACTACTTTGCTGTAATGTCGCCACAGGTATTCCGCTATGTAGTCGGAAAACTGCAGGAAACATTACCGGGTCCCCACCCTGAGGCAGGCACTCAGGTTGTCAAGGATGTTATACTAGCCCATTTTTTCTCCTGGATGGACAGCTTTCCGTATGGCAGAATGGTTCTGGTAAGCAGTATCGTTATAATCGTTCTTGCCTTAATCAGGGGCCTTTTTATGTTCTTTATGCGGCAAACCATTATTGTCATGAGCCGTCATATCGAATATGATCAGAAAAATGAGGTTTATGAACACTATCAGACCCTGGATGCAGGTTTTTACAAGACCCATTCAACAGGCGATCTGATGAACAGAATGGCCGAAGATGTCAGCAGGGTTCGTATGTATACCGGACCTGCTATTATGTATTTTATTAATCTGACGACCCTGATCGCCTTATGCCTGATCAATATGTTACAACAGGATGTCAGGCTGACTTTGATTGTCATTTCTCCTTTACCCATACTCGCCCTGACCATTTATTTTCTGAACATCAATATTCATAAAAGGAGCACAAGGGTCCAGGCGCTGTTATCTGATCTAACGACCAATGCCCAGGAATCTTTTTCTGGCATCCGGGTCATCAAATCGTATGTTCAGGAGAAGGCTATACTGGGTTTCTTCCGAAAAAGCAGTGAAGAATATCGAAAAAACGCGGTAGGCCTTGCCAAGATGGAAGCGGTATATTTTCCCAGCATGAACCTGATCATTGGCCTCAGCACATTAATTACCGTGCTGATTGGTTGCCAGATCGTTTTGCATGACACGACTAAGGTAGGCCTGATCGTGGAATTCGTGATCTATATCTTACTGCTCATTTTCCCGGTGAGTGCCATTGGCTGGGTGGCGAGTATGACCCAGCGGGCCGCCGCCTCACAAAAAAGACTGAACGAATTTCTGGAACAGGTACCCGCCATTCAGGACAAACCCGTTACGAAACCCGCCGAACTGGACGGAGATATTTTGTTTGAACACATATCCTTTACTTATCCCAATACGGGCATCAAAGCGATCAAGGATTTTAATTTACGGGTAAAAAAAGGCGAAAAGGTGCTGATTTTGGGCAAAACAGGCAGCGGCAAATCAACCGTTGCTCATTTGCTGCTCAGGTCCTTTGATCCGGATCATGGCAACGTCTACATTAAAGGCGTCAATA containing:
- a CDS encoding baseplate assembly protein — its product is MSELIKITDEDSGRIISEMKADLEFRLNRQIAPADVEMLIIQGLAYRETIIRSQINDAYRQSLVAFARGASLEYLGELVGVYRLPAAPAYVVLTFTLVDGQTGITIPEGLRVQSTDGKAIFQTIETVIVPAGVIYVNIKAACSEAGTIGNNYSAGTIIIILDPKPYLVGAQNLDQSSGGSDEESDDDLRERIKLAPASFSVAGPSEAYKFFAKSASPSIADVAITNPTPGEVHIFPLLSGGVIPGQALLDTVYAICNGEKVRPLTDTVIVSAPTKIDYAIEVELTILSNAVNLGADSTVLDAIQRWVDSKKNILGVDVVRNKIAALSMLDGIVYNVDVISPETDIVANPEDYTNCTGITVTINGTHDQ
- a CDS encoding GPW/gp25 family protein; this encodes MATLDNIDSPVWGISILGYGAIAQGLASIRQCIDIILRTRKNSDPLRPEFGSDIFKYIDLPENIAIPNIKKAIIDALEIWETRIKVTGVSHYIESYGKPVFTIGYKVVDQNVTDAVTFNIAKGVTAEQQDAEVILQAFFPPNPKGYRYQISFLENGTQVLPAPIEYGYESLSDLFNWIKTNWLSFGRWFMLADRIMCYIRSADVDSASLGVSLLPVREIKAEFPYLAPTGVYSVMFKVAGQDIIPQMPGYDNFGDILDFAKENWSQYGKWYIKSDLAVDGQTPIYQLICVSENEDFNAELIISTLYYKVLMIQASTGKALGDSAPFGRIITSESPF
- a CDS encoding phage late control D family protein, which translates into the protein MKVLKIQYEVLYNGKNITADISPNVIYISYTDRASGEADEISISLSDAAGLWQYAWYPTKGDTITLNIIKKGQPLNCGTFTIDEVTGDFSKDNGDTITIKALAAGINKNIRTCKFTAHEKKTLKEIANTIAQSQGLTVIGNIPDIIIERKTQSLKTDLHFLQELADDYGYTFSIRNNQLIFTNIYELESRESALTIQRNEVTYVNITDKTANTYGSVNIKYHHPRKKKTIVYEQKENNPALLNTKSDILVLRKRVDNDQQAEAMAKAALYRANSFQQEGSIQMPGNIFIVAGNSIELSGFGMFSGKYYITESSHDIDKDNGYNVTATIKRVGLIERK
- a CDS encoding phage baseplate assembly protein V, which gives rise to MHHGTILKYGLVCEVKPGYAKVNFDDDDDLATDWLPVLVRRSQSDKESWQLEINEHVVCLMINDGDDGVIIGAIYSDEDTPDNGEAAGKFRKLFSDGTLIEYDKTLHKLTASVKGDIAINAAGDAQISAKNIQAVATQKAAVSAAEIEATGSTSAKIVSPVITLQGAVTVTGALTAATIATTGGGAITSTGDMNITGKIEAGGEIKGGSVVVGDIDLGTHTHSGVTTGAGTSGPPVP
- a CDS encoding tyrosine-type recombinase/integrase yields the protein MEAKTVCYTPPKIVTKNPKDCYVYFRFFHAGKWHVKKYRGDANRDHMKAFKMQELQAVQKAKLIWLQNGWNPILDPDFKNRHVIRADSGRPMTFAQALKFSLSKKKVASKTMQDYGNQLKFIEQSISRCGYDILNIKDVRRIHIRTILDDLDRAKGLSNHGFNKYRDTLRALLGELLDWDIIEFNPAANIRGRAKVESSKYIPLTEAEKKKIAENLERIHFNFFVFSLVVYHAGIRPKEVLALKIGDIDLLSRVITIRPDLAAENSKTKNVRRVPIDDELYNYLMRLGLSKFPHTHYAFGSNCGTSGNRGKGSSLKGVSGAMRPDFLSPSTVRVKRDTVTNLWGKLVIKGLGINKHLYALKHTGGNDKIVAGVDLDALRSLYGHTNKKMTETYVKQIKGVYQDEIIKKSPNFVGAAQ
- a CDS encoding phage tail protein I, producing the protein MTNNGSILADSIAHITHIAAFDLLMKSRFNNMQLDQLLVYIIDTVDASAIPYLAQQFDVLGYKGFRLANTDADKRNIIKRAIELHRYKGTLWAIREALVSIGYGDAEITEHVGEHWANFRVTIDLGEKSLGDAEVQDIVKMINEYKNARSTLVDVSYIISISGEKITLSDSETDGQAIEDEDEVSAGGNVLHNGLVVRNGTNNYGPDTDLLIIEIQ